Proteins found in one Triticum aestivum cultivar Chinese Spring chromosome 4D, IWGSC CS RefSeq v2.1, whole genome shotgun sequence genomic segment:
- the LOC123098858 gene encoding trans-cinnamate:CoA ligase, peroxisomal: MDQLPKLAANYAPLSPVGFLPRANAVYGDRASLVYGRVRFTWSQTHERCRRLASSLLLTLGVRKNDVVSVLAPNVPALYEMHFAVPMAGAVLNTVNTRLDAAAVAAILRHAEAKLFFVDYDYVRLASDALQLLAAAGAPVPLVAVIDDLDRPTGVRLGELEYEALVAHGDPTVELPQLQDEWDAVTLNYTSGTTSAPKGVVYSHRGAYLSTTSLLMSWEVGTEPVYLWTLPMFHCNGWTFTWGMAARGGVNVCIRENRPAEVYRAIARYGVTHMCCAPVVFNILLEGGDATARLAKPVNVLTGGAPPPAALLERVEKIGFNVTHAYGLTEATGPALACEWRAQWDNLPISERARLKARQGVSVLSLADADVVTDDDAMARVPRDGKTLGEIVLRGSSIMKGYLNNPEANAQAFRGGWFMTGDVGVVHPDGYIEIKDRSKDVIISGGENICSKEVEEALFRHPAVADAAVVAMPHAHWGETPCAFVVAKDKAAGVCEDDVMAFCRKRMSRFMVPKKVVVWDVLPRNALGKVEKVKLREEARKLVPAVAVAPPAQKTKGKPTTKTVGGGRRDEHPVEQVMAMSRL; encoded by the coding sequence ATGGACCAGCTCCCCAAGCTCGCGGCCAACTACGCGCCCCTCAGCCCGGTGGGCTTCCTGCCGCGCGCCAATGCCGTCTACGGCGACCGCGCCTCCCTCGTCTACGGCCGGGTGCGCTTCACCTGGAGCCAGACCCACGagcgctgccgccgcctcgcctcctcccTGCTCCTCACCCTCGGCGTCCGCAAGAACGACGTGGTCTCCGTGCTCGCGCCCAACGTGCCCGCCCTCTACGAGATGCACTTCGCGGTGCCCATGGCCGGCGCCGTGCTCAACACCGTCAACAcccgcctcgacgccgccgccgtcgccgccatcctgCGCCACGCCGAGGCCAAGCTCTTCTTCGTCGACTACGACTACGTGCGCCTCGCCAGCGACGCGCTCCAGCTGCTCGCCGCTGCCGGCGCGCCCGTCCCGCTCGTCGCCGTCATCGACGACCTCGACCGCCCCACCGGCGTCCGCCTCGGCGAGCTCGAGTACGAGGCGCTTGTCGCGCACGGTGACCCCACGGTGGAGCTCCCGCAGCTCCAGGACGAGTGGGACGCGGTCACGCTCAACTATACGTCCGGCACCACGTCCGCCCCCAAGGGCGTGGTCTACAGCCACCGCGGCGCGTACCTGAGCACCACCAGTTTGCTCATGTCCTGGGAGGTCGGCACCGAGCCGGTCTACCTCTGGACGCTCCCCATGTTCCACTGCAACGGCTGGACCTTCACCTGGGGTATGGCGGCCCGCGGCGGCGTCAACGTCTGCATCCGCGAGAACCGCCCCGCCGAGGTCTACCGCGCCATCGCCCGCTACGGCGTCACCCACATGTGCTGCGCGCCGGTCGTCTTCAACATCCTCCTCGAGGGTGGCGACGCCACCGCGCGGCTCGCGAAGCCCGTCAACGTCCTCACCGgcggcgccccgccgccggccgcgcTGCTGGAGCGCGTCGAGAAAATCGGCTTCAACGTAACGCACGCCTACGGGCTCACCGAGGCCACGGGCCCCGCGCTGGCGTGCGAGTGGCGCGCCCAGTGGGACAACCTGCCCATCTCGGAGCGCGCGCGCCTCAAGGCCCGGCAGGGCGTCAGCGTCCTGTCACTCGCCGACGCCGACGTCGTCACCGACGACGACGCGATGGCCAGGGTGCCGCGCGACGGGAAGACGCTGGGCGAGATCGTGCTCCGAGGCAGCAGCATCATGAAGGGGTACCTCAACAACCCGGAGGCGAACGCGCAGGCGTTCAGGGGCGGGTGGTTCATGACGGGCGACGTCGGCGTGGTGCACCCGGACGGGTACATCGAGATCAAGGACAGGTCCAAGGACGTGATCATCTCCGGCGGCGAGAACATCTGCAgcaaggaggtggaggaggcgctgTTCCGGCACCCGGCCGTGGCCGACGCTGCGGTGGTCGCGATGCCGCACGCGCACTGGGGCGAGACGCCGTGCGCGTTCGTGGTGGCCAAGGACAAGGCGGCCGGGGTCTGCGAGGACGACGTGATGGCCTTCTGCCGCAAGCGCATGTCGCGCTTCATGGTGCCCAAGAAGGTGGTGGTCTGGGACGTCCTCCCGAGGAACGCGCTCGGCAAGGTCGAGAAGGTGAAGCTACGGGAGGAGGCCCGGAAGCTGGTGCCGGCCGTGGCAGTGGCGCCGCCGGCACAGAAGACGAAGGGGAAGCCGACGACGAAGACGGTCGGCGGAGGGCGCCGGGACGAGCACCCGGTGGAGCAAGTCATGGCCATGTCAAGGCTATAG